The genome window ATGGGCGCTGTTAGCGGTTGTCTCCAACGCCTGCATTACCGATCACCGCGATGACCCCACTCAGCTACAGGAAAATCCGGCTGCCTTTAAAGAAGTGACTTCCGTTGATTTAGGGGGCGAAGCCGCATCGGAAATTTCCGCTTATGACCCCGCTAGCAAACGCCTGTTTGTGGTCAATAACGAGTCAGCTGCTAAAGTGGAGGTACTGGACTTGTCGGCTTACCCAACGACCACGAAATTACAGCCGATTGATGTGTCGGCCTTGGGTGGCGTTGCCAATAGCGTGGCCGTCAGTGGCGGCAAGCTGGCCATCGCGCTGGAGGCTACCAACAAGCAGGCAAACGGCAGCGTTATTGTGTTAAATACCAGTACACTAGCTCAGATTCGACAAGTGGAAGTTGGTGCTTTGCCAGATATGGTAACGTTTAGTCCCGATGGAAACTACATCGTTACAGCCAACGAAGGCGAGCCCAACGCAGCCTATACCAACGATCCGGTGGGCTCTATTTCAATCATCAATATTGCCAATAATTACAGCGTCAAGACATTGACCTTTGAGGCGTTTGCCGCTACACAGGCTCAATTAACGGCGGGCGGTTTTCGCCTCTTTGGCCCCAATGCAAGCTTTGCGCAAGACGTTGAGCCTGAATACGTAGCTATTGCCTCCGATTCAAAGAAAGCCTGGGTAACGCTTCAGGAAAACAACGGAATTGCCGAAGTAGATCTGGTCAATGGGGCCATTCTGCGGATTCATCCGTTGGGAACAAAAGACATCAGCCTGGCCAGTAACGCCATCGACCCCAGCGACCGGGATAGCAAAATTAGCTTAGCGACCTGGCCGCTGAAATCGTTCTATCTGCCGGATGCCATTTCGTATTTCTCAGCCAACGGTGGGGGCTACCTCATCACGGCGGATGAAGGTGATGCGCGGGAGTATTCGGCCTTCGATGAGCAGGTGCGTGTGAGTAGCCTTAACCTGGACGCTACCGTTTTTCCGAACGCAACGGAACTAAAACTACCGGCCAACCTGGGGCGTCTGCGCGTAACCAGAACAGCCGGGAATACCGGTGGCGTTTATAAAGAATTGTATGGCTTCGGTGGCCGTGGATTCAGTATTTACAATGCCGCAACCGGGCAGCGGGTTTATGAATCCGGGAAGAGTCTGGAAGAGCGGGTCATTGCGGCCAATCTGTACGACGATGATCGGTCGGATGACAAAGGCATTGAACCGGAAGGAGTCACGGTAGGCATGATGAATAACAAGCCCATTGCGTTTGTCGGTATGGAACGGGCAGATGCCATTGCTATCTACGATGTGAGCAATCCGGCGGCCCCTCAATTCCTGCAACTGTTTAAAACGGGCGATGCACCAGAGGGCGTTTTATTCGTCGCGGCCAAAGACAGTCCGAACGGTCGGAGTATGCTGGTGGTTAGCAGTGAAGGCGATGGAACGGTAAAAGTCTATCAGCCGGATAAAATCTAATAAGCGCCCGTCAAACATAACCGGCTTTCATGAAAAGTCCCTCAACCAACTCGTTGAGGGACTTTTTAGTTATTTGTTTATTGGCTTTGCTTAGAACCAGCCCGCACCCGGAATCCGGAATGGCCAAGGAATTGCCGCCAGAATGGCAATCAGGCCGAGGGTATAGAAAATAAATACAGCCCGGTGTTTGTTGATAGGACCCGGAGCCCGGCGTAAGCGCGACCGACCAATGGTAATCAGCACGGCGGCAATCAGCATGAGGGCAATATGCTCCACGGCGTAGAAGCGGTACAAAGGATTTTTCATGATTTCTCCGAAAGGCAATGCACCATCGCCAAACAGAGGAACTTTAGGGCTAACAAAATAAAGAATTAAGCCAATAGTGACTTGGATGTGCGTTGCAATCAGCGCCCAGACATAGAGCTTATTGTCGCCGGTAGAATATTCGTCGCGTCGTTGCCATTTCAAAAAGGCCGATACGGCGGCGGCAACGAGAAGAACGAGAACAAGCCAGCGCACTCCAGAATGGGCACGAAGTAGTATAGAATATAGCATAGGTTATAAATAATTAAGTACACTTTCCAGGCGACAAAGAAACAACATAAATATAAGACAGCCCCAACTTTTGCCTAAAAATCATTGTTCCAAAATTATGATTCTATACAATGTTACCATCAATATTGAGCCGTCGCTTGCGCAAGACTGGCTCCGCTGGATGAAGCAGGAATACGTACCGGAAGTTATGGCTACGGGGCTACCTGCCGAAACTAAAATCTTACGGCTGCTGACAGAAGTAGGCAACGGTGGCGTGACCTATACGGCCCAATATTTCTTCAATGCTATGGAGGATTTTATTACCTACGAAAAACTGCATGCCCCCGCCCTGAATGCCAAGCTACATGCGCGATACAGTGACAAACTGTTAGCGTTCAGAACGTTACTGGAAGAAGTATAAGCAACAGCGTACTTTAGCAATTTTTTTGATAATTCCGTATAAAATATGATTTATTTTATACGGAATTATCTTTTTGTGGCTATTCATAGCCATTATCAACTTCCTCCCACCAAAGTTTGAGTTCTCCAGGCGGTTGTTTAATTCGTCGCTACACGCCCGGAATGCGGCAAAAGGCTCCAGAATCCCTTGTTGACGTTTCCATAAACAATTCACTCCATCTATAGTTAAATAGATATAATATATTAAAGATCCACTCAAAACGGATTATTCTTGGTAAATAATTACTGAATCCGCTTTATTCTAGCTTCCATTTCTGATGAATAATGTCATGACTAATTCCCAGTCGCATGCTCTGACTGCTGTAGGCCCCAGCAATGTAGCATTTATCGGCGATTACCTACCCCGTCGGTGCGGTATTGCCACGTTTACTGCCGACCTATACAAGTCATTTACGACTTTCAATCCTAACTCCAGTGCGATGGTAGTGGCGGTGAATGATCTGGAAGAAGGCTACGACTATCCGGAAGAAGTACGTTACGAATTTTATCAGCATGACCTAAGCTCTTACCGAAAAGCTGCTGAATTTCTGAACGCCATGAATGTAGAAGTGGTGTGTCTTCAGCACGAATATGGCATTTATGGTGGTACGGCAGGCAACTACATCCTGACGC of Tellurirhabdus bombi contains these proteins:
- a CDS encoding choice-of-anchor I family protein gives rise to the protein MIQKNWLVGWALLAVVSNACITDHRDDPTQLQENPAAFKEVTSVDLGGEAASEISAYDPASKRLFVVNNESAAKVEVLDLSAYPTTTKLQPIDVSALGGVANSVAVSGGKLAIALEATNKQANGSVIVLNTSTLAQIRQVEVGALPDMVTFSPDGNYIVTANEGEPNAAYTNDPVGSISIINIANNYSVKTLTFEAFAATQAQLTAGGFRLFGPNASFAQDVEPEYVAIASDSKKAWVTLQENNGIAEVDLVNGAILRIHPLGTKDISLASNAIDPSDRDSKISLATWPLKSFYLPDAISYFSANGGGYLITADEGDAREYSAFDEQVRVSSLNLDATVFPNATELKLPANLGRLRVTRTAGNTGGVYKELYGFGGRGFSIYNAATGQRVYESGKSLEERVIAANLYDDDRSDDKGIEPEGVTVGMMNNKPIAFVGMERADAIAIYDVSNPAAPQFLQLFKTGDAPEGVLFVAAKDSPNGRSMLVVSSEGDGTVKVYQPDKI
- a CDS encoding cytochrome B, which encodes MLYSILLRAHSGVRWLVLVLLVAAAVSAFLKWQRRDEYSTGDNKLYVWALIATHIQVTIGLILYFVSPKVPLFGDGALPFGEIMKNPLYRFYAVEHIALMLIAAVLITIGRSRLRRAPGPINKHRAVFIFYTLGLIAILAAIPWPFRIPGAGWF
- a CDS encoding DUF4286 family protein, translated to MILYNVTINIEPSLAQDWLRWMKQEYVPEVMATGLPAETKILRLLTEVGNGGVTYTAQYFFNAMEDFITYEKLHAPALNAKLHARYSDKLLAFRTLLEEV